From a single Lolium rigidum isolate FL_2022 chromosome 7, APGP_CSIRO_Lrig_0.1, whole genome shotgun sequence genomic region:
- the LOC124672550 gene encoding putative cyclin-dependent kinase F-2 codes for MATAAIRKRPATDQGPRVGGGGGKKPRYSWGSIADYEKLEVLGQGAHGLVIKALDRRTGKKVALKCLRGYDLRAIAREAGCLAACRGHPSILEILDVATDAETGDFFLVTELVAGGQTLRENIWRPSDENVARFMMRQLLDAANKMHGAGIVHRDIKPENVLVTMFGSLKVCDFGSATRQKPAGVPYESCRVGTLIYTSPEQLAGNRCYSQAVDMWALGCVMADILSGDTLFVGETEEDMVAEMSKLRDQISSTGKLHGLEFFDELSEAGRELLLGLLAFNPDQRLTAAEALQHRWFNKSSASTGDKHPGFLTLFG; via the coding sequence ATGGCGACGGCCGCGATCCGCAAGCGCCCAGCGACGGATCAAGGGCCGcgcgtcggtggcggcggcggcaagaaGCCTCGCTACTCGTGGGGGAGCATCGCCGACTACGAGAAGCTGGAGGTGCTCGGGCAGGGCGCCCACGGCCTGGTGATCAAGGCGCTCGACCGCCGGACCGGCAAGAAGGTCGCCCTCAAGTGCCTCCGCGGCTACGACCTGCGCGCCATCGCCCGCGAGGCCGGCTGCCTCGCCGCCTGCCGCGGCCAcccgtccatcctagagatcctcGACGTGGCAACGGACGCCGAGACCGGggacttcttcctcgtcaccgaGCTCGTCGCCGGCGGCCAAACCCTCCGCGAGAACATCTGGAGGCCGTCGGACGAGAACGTGGCCCGCTTCATGATGCGCCAGCTCCTCGACGCGGCAAACAAGATGCACGGAGCCGGCATCGTACATCGCGACATCAAGCCGGAGAACGTCCTCGTCACCATGTTCGGGTCGCTCAAAGTCTGCGACTTCGGGTCGGCCACGCGGCAGAAGCCGGCCGGAGTGCCGTACGAGTCGTGCCGCGTCGGCACCTTGATctacacctcgccggagcagctcgCCGGAAACCGGTGCTACAGCCAGGCCGTCGACATGTGGGCGCTTGGGTGCGTCATGGCGGACATCCTGTCCGGCGACACACTGTTCGTGGGAGAGACGGAGGAGGACATGGTCGCCGAGATGTCCAAGCTGCGGGACCAGATCAGCTCTACGGGGAAGCTGCACGGCCTGGAGTTCTTCGACGAGCTTTCGGAAGCTGGACGCGAGCTCCTCCTCGGCCTGCTCGCCTTCAACCCGGACCAGAGGCTCACCGCGGCGGAAGCCCTCCAGCACCGCTGGTTCAACAAGTCCTCTGCTTCCACCGGAGACAAGCACCCTGGCTTTCTCACTCTCTTCGGTTAA